In Brevibacterium pigmentatum, the sequence ACCGGCAGTACCTCATCAACCACGAGGTCGGTCACGCGCTCGGCCACGGACACGAGTCGTGCCCGGGGCCTGGCGAGACCGCTCCGCTCATGCAGCAGCAGACGAAGGGTCTGCAGGGGTGCAAGCCGAACGGGTGGCCCTCGAAGGGCTGACCGCGCGCTGGCCGGTCACTGCGTGTGACGGCGACCTCAACCTCCTCGGGAATAACGGCGGCCGCTGCCCTGTTGATTGAGTCGTATACGCTCAACTCTGAAAGAGGAGGTCAGCTTTGGCCACATTCTTCGGACCCGCAGGCTCGGGCGGAGACTCGTTCGACGAGTTCCTCGCTCGTTTCCTCCAGGGACAGACCGGAGCCCGCCGAGGCCGTTCCGTCGACATCAACCGACTGCTGAGCAAGCGCAGCCATGAGGTCATCGAAGCGGCCGCGGAGTTCGCAGGCCGCCACGGCCAGTCCGAGGTCGACGCACTCCATATCCTGCGCACCATGGTCGATTCCGAACCCGGAATCTCCGCCGTGCGCCAGGCAGGCGCCGACCCCGAGGCCATCGCCCACGCGATCGAAGAGCGCCTTCCGGCTGCAACCGACACCGAGGCGGATTCCACGCCCACTCTGACCGGTTCGGCCCAGCGCGCCCTGCTCGACGCCTACCAGGTGGCGCGAGCCTTCGGGTCGACCTACATCGATCCGGAGCACATGTTCTTCGCCTTCGTGCTCAATCAGGAGATGCCCGCCGGTCGGATCCTCGCCCAGGCGGGAGTCACCCAGGCCGCGCTCCAGGCCGGAGCCGAGGCCGCAGAAGCCGCAGGCATGCACCCCGGCCAGGAGGCCGAGGGCGAGGACGGTCAGGAATCCGTGCTGGAGAAGTTCGGCACCGACCTCACCGAACTCGCAGCCGAAGGCAAGCTCGATCCCGTCATCGGCCGTGCAGAGGAGATCGAGCAGACGATCGAGATCCTCGCCCGCCGGACGAAGAACAACCCTGTCCTCCTCGGCGAAGCTGGCGTCGGCAAGACCGCGGTCGCCGAAGGCCTCGCCCAGGCCATCCACTCGGGTGACGTGCCCAAGCAGCTGCAGGGCAAACGCATCATCGCCCTCGACATGCCCGGAATGCTCGCCGGCACCCGCTACCGCGGTGACTTCGAGGAGCGCCTGACCGGAGCTCTGAACGAGATTGCGGACGACGGAGACATGATCGTCTTCGTCGACGAACTCCACACCCTCGTCGGTGCCGGGGGCAACGGCGAAGCGAACTCGATGGACGCCGGAAACATCCTCAAACCGCGACTGGCCCGCGGCGATCTGCACATGATCGGCGCGACCACGCTCAAGGAGTACCGCACCATCGAGAAGGATTCGGCTCTCGAACGCCGCTTCCAGCCGGTGACCGTGGGTGAACCGAGCGTCGAGGATGCGGTGACGATCATCGACGGACTCAAGGATCGCTACGCGGAGTTCCACGAGGTGACCTACACCGCCGAGGCGGTCCGTGCCGCCGTGGAGCTGTCGAACCGCTACATCACCGACCGGTTCCTGCCGGACAAGGCCATCGACCTCATCGACCAGGCCGGCGCCCGGATGTCGCTGAGGCGCGGACCCGCGGTCGATATCGAGGCCCTCAAGCTCAACCTCTCCGAACTCGAGGCGGAGAAGAAATCCGCAATCGAGGTCGAGGACTACGAGCGCGCCGGCCGTGTCCGCGACGAGATCAACGAGGTGACCGCACGGATCGAATCCGCCGAGAACCCGGATGCCGAGGCCGCGAAGACCGCTGCCGCCGAGGCGATCATCGGTGAGCAGGAGATCGCGCATGTGGTCTCCCGCGCCACCGGAATCCCGGCGGAACGGATGACGCAGACTCAGAAGGCACGTCTGGCGAACATGGAAGAGGTCCTCCACGACCGTGTGGTCGGACAGGACGAAGCCGTGACCGCCGTGTCGCGCGCCATCCGCCGCAGCCAGACCGGTATGGCCGATCCCGACCGTCCCATCGGCAGCTTCCTCTTCCTCGGCCCCACCGGCGTCGGAAAGACGGAGCTGGCGAAGGCTCTGGCGCAGACCCTGTTCGACGACGAATCGGCCATGATCCGATTCGATATGAGCGAGTTCGGCGAACGCCACACGGTGTCGCGTCTCGTCGGTGCCCCTCCCGGCTACGTCGGCTACGACGAGGCCGGTCAGCTGACGGAGAAGGTCCGCCGTCGCCCGTATTCGGTCATCCTCCTCGACGAGGTCGAGAAGGCTCATCCGGATGCGTTCAACCTGCTGCTGCAGGTCCTCGACGACGGTCGGCTCACCGATGGTCAGGGCCGGACGGTCGATTTCCGCAACACCGTGATCATCATGACCTCGAACCTCGGTTCCGAGTTCATGTCCGGCACTCCGCTGGGCTTCGCATCCGGTGCAGCCGGGGACGCGGAGAAGGACCTCAAGGCCAAGGTCATGGGTCGGCTGAAGGAGTTCATGCGGCCGGAGTTCATCAACCGCATCGACGACACCGTGATGTTCTCGCGGCTCGACCGCGAGCAGCTGCGCTCCATCGTCGGTCATCAGCTCGCCGCGTCGAAGCAGCGTCTCGAGGCTCAGGGCATCGCCCTCGACGTCTCGGCCGAGGCTCTCGACTGGCTGGCTGATGAAGGCTACGAACCCGAGTTCGGTGCCCGTCCGCTGCGTCGCACGATCCAGCGTGAGCTCGACGACCGCATCGCCGATCTCCTCGTCACCGAGTCGGTCGAGGATGGCGGCACCGTGCGTGCCACCGTCGTTGACGGCGCACTCAAGGTCGTGGCCGGGACCCGCCCGGAGCCGATGATCGCCTGATCGCCGAGGCGGCCGTGGCACCGGCCGTCGGCGCTGAGAGCCCGGGGCGAAGGATTGCTGATCCTTCGCCCCGGGCTCTCTGTCTGTTGCCGTCCGTGCGTCCGGCTCAGTCCGTGACGCGGGTATTCGTCTCCGTCTGGTCCTCATGCGCGCCGAGGACGCGGTTGAGGATCAGCCGCTCGCCGAGCGTCCACGTGGTCGTCGTCGCCAGGTAGAGTGCCGCGGCCAGGGGCACGAAGAGCGCAAAGACCGCGGTGAGGAAGGGCATGAAGCTCAGCGTCTTCATCACTCCTGAGAGATCCGGCATCTGCGGTGCATCTGCTCCGGTCTTCGCCGCGGCCGGGGTCGCGGGTGTCTCCGGGGTCGCGGGTGTCAGCAGGTGTCGGGAGAACCCTGCGACGACGGCGATGAGCACGACGAGGACGAGGTAGACGGTGATCGCCGTGCCGGTCAGATCCCCGGTCGCGAACAGTTTGACGAAGCTTGTGCTCAGCGGCAGTCCGAAGAGCGTATGGCCGAGCAGCTCATTGGCGTGCCCGCCGATCGTGGCATTGATGAACAGACCGTAGACCGCCATGAGCACAGGCATCTGCAAGAGCACCGGCAGGCACCCGGCGAAAGGGGAGGCGTTCTCCTCTTTGTACATCTCCATGAGCTTCTGCTGCATGAGTTCGGGCTGCTTCTTATATTTCGCCTGGAGCTCGCTGACCTTCGGAGCGAGTCGCTTCCGGGTGATTCCGGCTCTGACCTGCGAGACTCCGACGGGGATGAGGACGGCACGGACGAGGACGGTGAGGACGATGACGGCCAAGGCTGCGCTGAAGCCGCCGACGAAGGGTTCGAGGAGCGAGCTGATCGCCGTCACCACCGAATAGGCGGCTTCGACGAGCAGACGGATGGGCAGGAATTCGTAGATATTCATGGGGTGTGTCCTTGGGACAGGGCGCACTCGGGCGCGGGTCAGATGGGCCGAAATGGGCCATCACCGTGACGATGTGCGAGGACACCTCAACTCAGGCGCGAAAGCTCGGCGGGAACTGTTAGCCGCGCCGAGGTGGGCGAGGGTTCCGGTCGACAGGTGCAGGGGCGTCGTTCAGGCGATGGCGTGAACGAGCGAAGACGGAGCTCTGGCCAGTGCGGTGCCCGGAGCGCCCGGCTCCTCGGGCATGCGGAACTCTCGGATGCCGCGGCGCGTATCAGGCAGAGTCGGTGGACGCACCGACAGCGAGAGCACACGCAGCAGCGCTACGCTCGCCCACGCGGCGATCGGGGTGAGCAGAGCGGCACCGAGGAGGGCCAAGACGATGAGATGCATGGGCGACTGGGGGACGACCGAATCGAGATCGGCCGAGAGCACGACAACGAGCAGCTGCAGTGTCAGCCACACATTCGCCATCATCTCGTCCCCTTCCAGACGCCACGATGCTAACACGCGAGGCTGAGCGGTCCGCCCAGTTCTAGGCCTCGGCGAGGCCCGGATCCCGGGCGAGACGGACGAGTGCTGCCGCGAGCGCGGCGAGGTCCTCATCGTCGACGAGCGCAGCCAGCTTCTCGTCCTGCTCCGGCAGGCCGACCGTCTTCGCTCCCTTGCGAACGAGCGGGTCGAAGGCCGGCCTCACCGAGGGCCAGACCTGCTGGACCTCGCGGAGGAAGATGTTCGCCCCGGTCGGGCCGATGCCGGTGAATTCCTGGAGGAGTCGCGCTATCCGACGCGGCTGCCCGTCGGCTTCATCACGCACCTTCCGTAAGTCCCCGTCCCAGCGGTCGATGAGCAGATCGGCGGCCTCGGCCAGACGGGTGGCGGCGCTCTCGTCGTAGCGTCGATACCCGCCGCGCCCGAGGACCTCGACCCGCTCTGCCCAGGTGCTCGCGCGCAGACGCTGCGGCGTCCTCCACTTCGCTGCGAACAGCTCACGTGCGGTCGACAGCGCGATATCGGAGCTGATGCGCGTGGACAGGAGCAGGCTGAGCACGAGCAGCTGCCACAGCGGGGCCGGTTTGTCCCGGAGAGTGATCGCGGCTTCGGCGGCGAATGTGCGACCGTGGGCATCGATGAGGTGGCGGGCCCGCTCTCGCTGTGTGCTCATGCCGCCGATCCTATGTCCGTGCCCGGTCGATGAGTCAAGAGCTCCGGAGCCTCAGGCGCCTCGGGTGACTTGAGCCGATGCTCGTCTGCTCACAGCGGCAGGTATCTGCGCGGAGCGGATACGTGTTCCGTCACCGGGAGCCGACTGCCAGAGTGGCCGCATGAAAACAGCACTGAACACCCAGCCGCCCACGCTGTCGGACACCGACGAACCCGCTGCCACCTCGGCGATCCCCGAATCCCAGCGAATGCTCTACGCCTACCGCACCGTCGTCTTCAACGGAGAGCTGCGCGATGAGAACGGGATGGAGATCATCTCCCGACTCGTCCTCCTCTCTGCCGAGGACCCTCGATCCGACATCCACCTGTGGATCAACTCGCCGGGCGGATCCGTGCCGATGATGCACGCGATCGCCGATACCATCGCCACTCTGCCGAACGACATCGTCACGATCGCTTTCGGGTGGGCCGCCTCGGCGGGTCAGTTCGTGCTGTCCATGGGCACCCCCGGCAAACGCCTCGCCCTGCCCCACGCCCGCATCCTCCTCCACCAGGGATCGAGCGGAATCGGCGGGGCCGCCGCCGACATCGAACTCCAAGGCGATGACTTGCGGTCCGTGCGCGATTCGGTGCTCACCCGCATCGCCGAGGCGACAGGGCAGACCTATGAGCAGGTGTTCGCCGATTCGCTGCGAGACAAATGGTTCGACGCCGAGGCGGCCCACGCCTACGGACTCATCGACGCCATCCTCACCACCCCCGCCCAGCTGCACGCCCAGATCGGAGGAGCCCGATGAGCCAGTACACGATGCCCAATGTCATCGACCGAACCGGTGGCAGCGAGAAGATCGTCGACGTCTATTCGCACCTGCTCGGAAACCGCATCGTCTACCTCGGCGTGCCCATCGATGACGGGGTGGCGAATACGATCATCGCGCAGCTGCTCCACCTCGACGCGAGCAGCCGGGAGCGCCCGATCAGCATGTACATCAACTCCCCGGGTGGATCGCTGACGGCGATGACCGCGATCTATGACGCTATGGGCCACATCGGGTCCCCCGTGGCGACCACCTGTATCGGACAGGCCGCCGCCGATGCGGCCGTGCTCCTGGCCGCAGGGGAACCGGGAAAGCGGTCGATGCTCGCCCATGCTCGGGCCGTGCTGCGCCAACCGCACGCCGAGGGGGCCAGAGGCACGATCCCCGATCTCATCGTCGCCGCCGACGAAATCGTCCGACAGCGCAGAGAGGTCGAAGGGATGCTTGCTCAGAGCACCGGACGAACTCCAGAGCAGATCCACCGTGACCTCGACCGTGACCTCGTCCTCGACGCACAGGCGGCTCGGGAGTTCGGACTCATCGACGTCATCGCCTGAGATGAGCGGTCGAATCCTTCAGGCGGCCAAAGCGAGTCGGACATCTCCGGTCCACGAGGGAGCGGATGCGGCTCGAGGCATGGTGACTGATGTGACGACTGCCGGTGAGTTCTGCCCACGATCCATGACGCCGGCGACGAGTACGAGCACCTGCGGCAGCTCCAGCCCGAGCACGACGGCGACGGCCTCGATGACCTCCGAGGACGGGTCCTTCAGGCCGCGTTCGACCTCGGAGAG encodes:
- a CDS encoding ATP-dependent Clp protease ATP-binding subunit — encoded protein: MATFFGPAGSGGDSFDEFLARFLQGQTGARRGRSVDINRLLSKRSHEVIEAAAEFAGRHGQSEVDALHILRTMVDSEPGISAVRQAGADPEAIAHAIEERLPAATDTEADSTPTLTGSAQRALLDAYQVARAFGSTYIDPEHMFFAFVLNQEMPAGRILAQAGVTQAALQAGAEAAEAAGMHPGQEAEGEDGQESVLEKFGTDLTELAAEGKLDPVIGRAEEIEQTIEILARRTKNNPVLLGEAGVGKTAVAEGLAQAIHSGDVPKQLQGKRIIALDMPGMLAGTRYRGDFEERLTGALNEIADDGDMIVFVDELHTLVGAGGNGEANSMDAGNILKPRLARGDLHMIGATTLKEYRTIEKDSALERRFQPVTVGEPSVEDAVTIIDGLKDRYAEFHEVTYTAEAVRAAVELSNRYITDRFLPDKAIDLIDQAGARMSLRRGPAVDIEALKLNLSELEAEKKSAIEVEDYERAGRVRDEINEVTARIESAENPDAEAAKTAAAEAIIGEQEIAHVVSRATGIPAERMTQTQKARLANMEEVLHDRVVGQDEAVTAVSRAIRRSQTGMADPDRPIGSFLFLGPTGVGKTELAKALAQTLFDDESAMIRFDMSEFGERHTVSRLVGAPPGYVGYDEAGQLTEKVRRRPYSVILLDEVEKAHPDAFNLLLQVLDDGRLTDGQGRTVDFRNTVIIMTSNLGSEFMSGTPLGFASGAAGDAEKDLKAKVMGRLKEFMRPEFINRIDDTVMFSRLDREQLRSIVGHQLAASKQRLEAQGIALDVSAEALDWLADEGYEPEFGARPLRRTIQRELDDRIADLLVTESVEDGGTVRATVVDGALKVVAGTRPEPMIA
- a CDS encoding YidC/Oxa1 family membrane protein insertase encodes the protein MNIYEFLPIRLLVEAAYSVVTAISSLLEPFVGGFSAALAVIVLTVLVRAVLIPVGVSQVRAGITRKRLAPKVSELQAKYKKQPELMQQKLMEMYKEENASPFAGCLPVLLQMPVLMAVYGLFINATIGGHANELLGHTLFGLPLSTSFVKLFATGDLTGTAITVYLVLVVLIAVVAGFSRHLLTPATPETPATPAAAKTGADAPQMPDLSGVMKTLSFMPFLTAVFALFVPLAAALYLATTTTWTLGERLILNRVLGAHEDQTETNTRVTD
- a CDS encoding endonuclease; protein product: MSTQRERARHLIDAHGRTFAAEAAITLRDKPAPLWQLLVLSLLLSTRISSDIALSTARELFAAKWRTPQRLRASTWAERVEVLGRGGYRRYDESAATRLAEAADLLIDRWDGDLRKVRDEADGQPRRIARLLQEFTGIGPTGANIFLREVQQVWPSVRPAFDPLVRKGAKTVGLPEQDEKLAALVDDEDLAALAAALVRLARDPGLAEA
- a CDS encoding ClpP family protease; this translates as MKTALNTQPPTLSDTDEPAATSAIPESQRMLYAYRTVVFNGELRDENGMEIISRLVLLSAEDPRSDIHLWINSPGGSVPMMHAIADTIATLPNDIVTIAFGWAASAGQFVLSMGTPGKRLALPHARILLHQGSSGIGGAAADIELQGDDLRSVRDSVLTRIAEATGQTYEQVFADSLRDKWFDAEAAHAYGLIDAILTTPAQLHAQIGGAR
- a CDS encoding ClpP family protease — its product is MSQYTMPNVIDRTGGSEKIVDVYSHLLGNRIVYLGVPIDDGVANTIIAQLLHLDASSRERPISMYINSPGGSLTAMTAIYDAMGHIGSPVATTCIGQAAADAAVLLAAGEPGKRSMLAHARAVLRQPHAEGARGTIPDLIVAADEIVRQRREVEGMLAQSTGRTPEQIHRDLDRDLVLDAQAAREFGLIDVIA
- a CDS encoding helix-turn-helix domain-containing protein encodes the protein MSDRSGVSTQFLSEVERGLKDPSSEVIEAVAVVLGLELPQVLVLVAGVMDRGQNSPAVVTSVTMPRAASAPSWTGDVRLALAA